A window of the Capricornis sumatraensis isolate serow.1 chromosome 9, serow.2, whole genome shotgun sequence genome harbors these coding sequences:
- the TINCR gene encoding TINCR ubiquitin domain containing, with amino-acid sequence MEGLRRGLSRWKRYHIKVHLADEALLLPLTVRPRDTLSDLRAQLVGQGVSSWKRTFYYNARRLDDHQTVRDVRLQDGSVLLLVSDPRWPGAGAATWELGRGPGGGGQVALAGVLGNLGWRTRNHGRGDQRCWLKEQAGMGREISWEP; translated from the exons ATGGAGGGGCTGCGGCGGGGCCTATCTCGCTGGAAGCGCTACCACATCAAGGTGCACCTGGCGGACGAGGCGCTGCTGCTGCCGCTCACTGTGCGGCCGCGGGACACGCTCAGCGACCTGCGCGCCCAGCTCGTGGGCCAGGGAGTGAGCTCCTGGAAGCGCACCTTCTACTATAACGCGCGGCGGCTGGACGACCACCAGACGGTGCGCGACGTGCGCCTACAGGACGGCTCGGTGCTGCTGCTCGTCAGCGACCCCAGGTGGCCGGGGGCTGGGGCGGCGACCTGGGAACTGGGGCgggggcctgggggcgggggtcaGGTGGCCCTGGCTGGAGTTCTGG GTAACCTGGGTTGGAGGACGCGGAACCATGGCCGAGGGGACCAAAGGTGCTGgctgaaggagcaggctgggatggggagggaaatctCCTGGGAGCCTTGA